The proteins below come from a single Sorghum bicolor cultivar BTx623 chromosome 4, Sorghum_bicolor_NCBIv3, whole genome shotgun sequence genomic window:
- the LOC8056510 gene encoding acetolactate synthase small subunit 2, chloroplastic has protein sequence MSVASSHHLRPSPSPAAAGPARRPGCAAAPRVSLWPAGASPPYRGRCTVVAAAAPAAGAGGGEAASAPAAVSAVAPAAAAARDKVRRHTISVFVGDESGMINRIAGVFARRGYNIESLAVGLNKDKALFTIVVSGTDRVLNQVIEQLNKLVNVLSVEDLSKEPQVERELMLIKLNVEPDQRPEVMVLVDIFRAKVVDISEKTLTIEVAGDPGKIAAVQRNLRKFGIKEICRTGKIALRREKIGATARFWQFSAASYPDLIEALPKNPITSVNRTVNGSFDQPSNAGGDVYPVESYESLSANHVLDAHWGVLDDDDDATGLRSHTLSILVNDCPGVLNIVTGVFARRGYNIQSLAVGPAEKEGISRITTVVPGTVESIEKLVQQLYKLVDVHEVHDITPSPFAERELMLIKVSVNTAARREILDIAEIFRAKPVDVSDHTVTLQLTGDFDKMVALQRLLEPYGICEVARTGRVALVRESKVDSKYLRGYSLPL, from the exons ATGTCTGTCGCCTCCTCCCACCACCTgcggccgtcgccgtcgccggcagCGGCCGGCCCGGCGCGGCGCCCGGGCTGCGCCGCGGCGCCACGCGTGTCGCTCTGGCCAGCCGGTGCCTCGCCCCCGTACCGCGGCCGCTGCACCGTCGTGGCGGCGGCTGCGCCTGCCGCGGGCGCCGGCGGAGGCGAGGCAGCCTCGGCCCCCGCTGCTGTGTCGGCGGTCGcccccgcggccgccgccgctagGGACAA GGTGCGGCGCCACACGATTTCGGTGTTCGTCGGGGACGAAAGCGGCATGATCAACCGCATCGCCGGGGTCTTCGCCAGGAGAGGCTACAACATCGAGTCGCTCGCCGTGGGGCTCAACAAGGACAAGGCCCTCTTCACCATTGTCGTCTCCGGGACCGACAGGGTGCTCAACCAAGTCATCGAGCAGCTCAATAAGCTTGTCAACGTCCTTAGT GTCGAAGATCTATCTAAAGAACCTCAGGTTGAAAGAGAGCTGATGCTTATAAAACTAAACGTTGAACCTGATCAGCGCCCTGAG GTCATGGTTTTAGTTGATATTTTCAGAGCAAAAGTTGTTGATATATCTGAGAAAACACTTACCATAGAG GTAGCTGGAGATCCTGGCAAAATTGCTGCAGTGCAGCGGAATCTAAGGAAATTCGGAATCAAAGAAATTTGCAGGACAGGAAAA ATTGCTTTGAGACGTGAAAAGATTGGTGCAACAGCCCGTTTCTGGCAATTTTCTGCTGCTTCTTACCCAGACCTTATAGAGGCATTGCCGAAAAATCCAATTACATCTGTAAATAGGACAGTGAATGGCAGTTTTGATCAACCATCCAATGCTGGG GGTGATGTCTATCCTGTGGAATCTTACGAGAGCTTATCAGCAAACCATGTACTTGATGCTCATTGGGGTGTtctggatgatgatgatgat GCAACTGGACTTCGCTCGCATACCCTCTCCATTCTTGTGAATGACTGTCCTGGTGTCCTCAACATTGTAACAGGAGTCTTTGCTCGCAGGGGCTACAATATACAG AGCCTTGCTGTTGGCCCAGCTGAGAAGGAAGGCATTTCGCGTATTACAACAGTTGTTCCTGGTACTGTTGAATCCATTGAGAAGTTAGTTCAGCAGCTTTACAAGCTTGTTGATGTGCATGAA GTTCATGACATTACTCCCTCACCTTTTGCTGAAAGGGAACTGATGCTTATTAAGGTTTCTGTAAACACTGCTGCTCGGAGGGAAATCCTAGATATTGCCGAAATCTTCCGAGCAAAACCTGTTGATGTTTCTGACCATACAGTAACGCTTCAG CTTACTGGAGATTTTGACAAGATGGTTGCACTACAAAGGTTATTGGAGCCATATGGCATCTGCGAG GTCGCCAGAACTGGACGAGTGGCACTGGTCCGCGAATCGAAGGTCGACTCCAAGTACCTCCGCGGCTACTCTCTTCCATTGTAG
- the LOC8072441 gene encoding uncharacterized protein LOC8072441: MGVAVARDETNGTRPTLLGFRPTPEALSHKCNAAQEWRRRKAWHPTRFRVGRYGEVSEEASRLSLEGQGRRAGPGRGGAGGDPNPNPIAGREEATGGGRGGGMTRGKQKIDAQRRNAERNQKSKGSQLEARAVGLKVVCPICKVQLANEKQLIDHYGSKHPKEKPPSTSTTE; this comes from the exons ATGGGGGTGGCCGTTGCACGCGACGAAACAAACGGGACCAGGCCAACGTTACTGGGCTTCCGACCGACTCCAGAGGCCCTATCCCACAAATGCAATGCAGCCCAGGAGTGGAGAAGGAGGAAAGCGTGGCACCCGACCCGATTCCGGGTAGGAAGGTACGGCGAGGTAAGCGAAGAAGCATCCAGACTCTCGCTCGAGGGGCAGGGGCGCAGGGCAGGgccggggcggggcggggcgggcgGCGATCCGAATCCGAATCCAATCGCCGGGAGGGAGGAAGCCACCGGCGGCGGTAGAGGCGGAGGGATGACGCGCGGGAAGCAGAAGATCGACGCACAGCGGCGTAACGCGGAGCGGAACCAGAAATCCAAGGGGTCCCAGCTCGAGGCCCGCGCCGTCGGCCTCAAGGTCGTCTGCCCCATCTGCAAG GTACAATTGGCAAATGAAAAACAGCTGATCGATCACTACGGATCAAAGCATCCAAAGGAGAAACCTCCAAGCACATCGACCACGGAATAA
- the LOC8072442 gene encoding uncharacterized protein LOC8072442 isoform X1 — translation MKPGGFNMRKSIAWNPAFFTEEGVLDNSELSVLTGSQLKANRSPGSGASSIMSSSWQSGRYGNTYVRKEAAENSHGKLPARYHRAESQGRKLFSSAKTPQRDQQKESAGTQNRSSARSIQICTPRVPAGSMQKKVPNSSASTAQMSRIPKQSRPSPPKVPRSTSSATNSLESHKKIAPVKAVLVHRVTGLPTRLKINSVSSGPSIEKDAVSYITDDMMPAVTAIREEASVSVKCKKNLSHPQINPSNPFDSTASKFAKPSALRMPSPSVGFFNQEKAFVSHGDTAKRNVGRCFSSNTSVLDKPPRYRQSEESRPHLTKQLSTNCTAASTLVPPVTRESNLKSLVIPEKESLSKVTTTYLEKPGNINNQARPKADFSLSGTGATTTPQPMNLEKNDDAGNSVPVVYNETSHVEGRGSIREIEPLDNSNSLEAICSSTTEPVEDSFPLQASYSSTKPIVGSKLSPSCISSEVCSSSELSCQGKSDSDSSAAIDLENSNVGETALGASLSKDQLPHCGSLRDEMPTLADSHSDLNDSSCDEAKLALSEEPNTEGDMELETNSTLDVKETLLLDVGCGHIHNYRTTDCSPMKLEAPTPCVERQHALLVEPNIEEKMVLDTDRLSAIQDAPHIEKNKAPDRSANTILKDHLKNLVPFTEEWLAVMEARGQEVLEQKTGAVQNSPPDKTAPEPSPWSPVKRKAQDVGPFDCTKFSKNIRTSGT, via the exons ATGAAGCCTGGAGGTTTCAACATGAGGAAAAGCATTGCCTGGAACCCTGCTTTTTTCACTGAAGAAG GTGTTTTGGATAATTCGGAGCTTTCTGTGCTTACTGGCTCCCAACTGAAGGCAAATAGGAGCCCTGGTTCAGGGGCCAGTAGTATAATGTCCTCATCGTGGCAGTCAGGGAGATATGGTAACACATATGTACGGAAGGAAGCCGCAGAGAATTCACATGGAAAATTGCCTGCAAGATATCACAGGGCAGAAAGCCAGGGAAGGAAATTGTTTTCTTCAGCAAAAACTCCTCAGAGGGACCAACAGAAAGAATCTGCT GGAACACAAAACAGAAGCTCTGCAAGAAGCATCCAAATATGCACACCAAGAGTACCAGCAGGATCTAT GCAGAAGAAAGTACCAAACTCATCTGCTTCTACAGCTCAGATGTCAAGAATACCAAAGCAATCACGACCTTCTCCTCCTAAGGTCCCAAGAAGTACTTCATCTGCGACAAACAGTTTGGAATCACACAAAAAAATAGCTCCAG TTAAAGCTGTGCTAGTTCATAGAGTAACTGGATTGCCTACTAGATTGAAGATCAATTCTGTATCTTCTGGACCTAGCATAGAGAAGGATGCGGTGAGTTATATAACTGATGATATG ATGCCTGCTGTTACTGCCATACGTGAAGAAGCCAGCGTTTCTGTGAAATGCAAAAAAAATCTATCACACCCACAAATTAATCCATCCAACCCCTTTGATAGCACTGCGTCAAAATTTGCTAAGCCATCAGCACTTCGAATGCCTTCACCTTCAGTTGGTTTTTTCAATCAG GAAAAAGCGTTTGTGTCACACGGTGATACTGCTAAAAGAAACGTGGGGAGGTGCTTCTCTTCAAATACTTCAGTGCTTGATAAACCTCCCAGATACAGGCAGTCCGAGGAAAGCAGACCCCACCTAACAAAGCAGTTGTCAACCAATTGCACTGCTGCTTCCACTCTTGTGCCACCTGTGACTAGAGAGAGCAATCTCAAATCTTTGGTGATTCCAGAAAAGGAATCATTGTCAAAAGTTACTACTACATACTTAGAAAAACCTGGAAATATAAATAATCAAGCAAGGCCAAAGGCTGATTTCTCATTGTCAGGAACTGGAGCTACTACTACTCCACAGCcgatgaatttagaaaagaatgATGATGCCGGAAATAGTGTGCCAGTTGTGTACAATGAGACATCGCATGTAGAAGGAAGGGGCAGTATCAGAGAGATTGAACCTCTTGATAATTCCAACTCTCTTGAAGCTATTTGTTCCTCAACCACTGAACCTGTTGAGGATTCGTTCCCTCTTCAAGCCAGTTATTCCTCAACCAAACCTATTGTAGGGAGTAAATTGTCACCCTCTTGCATTTCTTCTGAAGTATGCTCCTCTAGTGAGCTTAGTTGTCAAGGCAAGTCAGACAGTGATTCCAGTGCAGCAATTGACTTGGAAAACTCTAATGTTGGAGAGACTGCACTTGGAGCTTCTTTGTCGAAAG ATCAGTTGCCACATTGTGGCAGTTTAAGAGATGAAATGCCAACCCTAGCTGACAGTCATTCAGATTTGAATGATTCTTCGTGTGATGAAGCTAAACTTGCTTTGTCAGAAGAACCAAATACTGAAGGTGACATGGAGCTAGAAACAAACAGTACATTAGATGTAAAGGAAACTCTGTTGTTAGATGTGGGGTGTGGGCATATTCACAATTATAGGACCACAGATTGTTCTCCTATGAAATTGGAAGCGCCTACACCTTGTGTGGAAAGACAACATGCTTTATTAGTAGAACCAAATATTGAAGAAAAAATGGTGCTTGACACAGACAGATTGTCAGCTATACAGGATGCACCACATATAGA AAAGAACAAGGCACCAGACAGATCAGCAAATACAATTCTTAAAGATCATCTGAAGAACTTGGTACCATTTACAGAAGAATGGCTTGCTGTAATGGAGGCTCGTGGGCAG GAAGTTTTGGAACAAAAGACTGGTGCTGTGCAAAATTCTCCTCCTGACAAAACAGCTCCAGAACCCAGTCCTTGGTCGCCG GTTAAACGGAAAGCGCAAGATGTTGGACCATTTGACTGTACCAAGTTCTCCAAAAACATCCGAACCTCTGGTACCTGA
- the LOC8072442 gene encoding uncharacterized protein LOC8072442 isoform X2 yields the protein MKPGGFNMRKSIAWNPAFFTEEGVLDNSELSVLTGSQLKANRSPGSGASSIMSSSWQSGRYGNTYVRKEAAENSHGKLPARYHRAESQGRKLFSSAKTPQRDQQKESAGTQNRSSARSIQICTPRVPAGSMQKKVPNSSASTAQMSRIPKQSRPSPPKVPRSTSSATNSLESHKKIAPVKAVLVHRVTGLPTRLKINSVSSGPSIEKDAMPAVTAIREEASVSVKCKKNLSHPQINPSNPFDSTASKFAKPSALRMPSPSVGFFNQEKAFVSHGDTAKRNVGRCFSSNTSVLDKPPRYRQSEESRPHLTKQLSTNCTAASTLVPPVTRESNLKSLVIPEKESLSKVTTTYLEKPGNINNQARPKADFSLSGTGATTTPQPMNLEKNDDAGNSVPVVYNETSHVEGRGSIREIEPLDNSNSLEAICSSTTEPVEDSFPLQASYSSTKPIVGSKLSPSCISSEVCSSSELSCQGKSDSDSSAAIDLENSNVGETALGASLSKDQLPHCGSLRDEMPTLADSHSDLNDSSCDEAKLALSEEPNTEGDMELETNSTLDVKETLLLDVGCGHIHNYRTTDCSPMKLEAPTPCVERQHALLVEPNIEEKMVLDTDRLSAIQDAPHIEKNKAPDRSANTILKDHLKNLVPFTEEWLAVMEARGQEVLEQKTGAVQNSPPDKTAPEPSPWSPVKRKAQDVGPFDCTKFSKNIRTSGT from the exons ATGAAGCCTGGAGGTTTCAACATGAGGAAAAGCATTGCCTGGAACCCTGCTTTTTTCACTGAAGAAG GTGTTTTGGATAATTCGGAGCTTTCTGTGCTTACTGGCTCCCAACTGAAGGCAAATAGGAGCCCTGGTTCAGGGGCCAGTAGTATAATGTCCTCATCGTGGCAGTCAGGGAGATATGGTAACACATATGTACGGAAGGAAGCCGCAGAGAATTCACATGGAAAATTGCCTGCAAGATATCACAGGGCAGAAAGCCAGGGAAGGAAATTGTTTTCTTCAGCAAAAACTCCTCAGAGGGACCAACAGAAAGAATCTGCT GGAACACAAAACAGAAGCTCTGCAAGAAGCATCCAAATATGCACACCAAGAGTACCAGCAGGATCTAT GCAGAAGAAAGTACCAAACTCATCTGCTTCTACAGCTCAGATGTCAAGAATACCAAAGCAATCACGACCTTCTCCTCCTAAGGTCCCAAGAAGTACTTCATCTGCGACAAACAGTTTGGAATCACACAAAAAAATAGCTCCAG TTAAAGCTGTGCTAGTTCATAGAGTAACTGGATTGCCTACTAGATTGAAGATCAATTCTGTATCTTCTGGACCTAGCATAGAGAAGGATGCG ATGCCTGCTGTTACTGCCATACGTGAAGAAGCCAGCGTTTCTGTGAAATGCAAAAAAAATCTATCACACCCACAAATTAATCCATCCAACCCCTTTGATAGCACTGCGTCAAAATTTGCTAAGCCATCAGCACTTCGAATGCCTTCACCTTCAGTTGGTTTTTTCAATCAG GAAAAAGCGTTTGTGTCACACGGTGATACTGCTAAAAGAAACGTGGGGAGGTGCTTCTCTTCAAATACTTCAGTGCTTGATAAACCTCCCAGATACAGGCAGTCCGAGGAAAGCAGACCCCACCTAACAAAGCAGTTGTCAACCAATTGCACTGCTGCTTCCACTCTTGTGCCACCTGTGACTAGAGAGAGCAATCTCAAATCTTTGGTGATTCCAGAAAAGGAATCATTGTCAAAAGTTACTACTACATACTTAGAAAAACCTGGAAATATAAATAATCAAGCAAGGCCAAAGGCTGATTTCTCATTGTCAGGAACTGGAGCTACTACTACTCCACAGCcgatgaatttagaaaagaatgATGATGCCGGAAATAGTGTGCCAGTTGTGTACAATGAGACATCGCATGTAGAAGGAAGGGGCAGTATCAGAGAGATTGAACCTCTTGATAATTCCAACTCTCTTGAAGCTATTTGTTCCTCAACCACTGAACCTGTTGAGGATTCGTTCCCTCTTCAAGCCAGTTATTCCTCAACCAAACCTATTGTAGGGAGTAAATTGTCACCCTCTTGCATTTCTTCTGAAGTATGCTCCTCTAGTGAGCTTAGTTGTCAAGGCAAGTCAGACAGTGATTCCAGTGCAGCAATTGACTTGGAAAACTCTAATGTTGGAGAGACTGCACTTGGAGCTTCTTTGTCGAAAG ATCAGTTGCCACATTGTGGCAGTTTAAGAGATGAAATGCCAACCCTAGCTGACAGTCATTCAGATTTGAATGATTCTTCGTGTGATGAAGCTAAACTTGCTTTGTCAGAAGAACCAAATACTGAAGGTGACATGGAGCTAGAAACAAACAGTACATTAGATGTAAAGGAAACTCTGTTGTTAGATGTGGGGTGTGGGCATATTCACAATTATAGGACCACAGATTGTTCTCCTATGAAATTGGAAGCGCCTACACCTTGTGTGGAAAGACAACATGCTTTATTAGTAGAACCAAATATTGAAGAAAAAATGGTGCTTGACACAGACAGATTGTCAGCTATACAGGATGCACCACATATAGA AAAGAACAAGGCACCAGACAGATCAGCAAATACAATTCTTAAAGATCATCTGAAGAACTTGGTACCATTTACAGAAGAATGGCTTGCTGTAATGGAGGCTCGTGGGCAG GAAGTTTTGGAACAAAAGACTGGTGCTGTGCAAAATTCTCCTCCTGACAAAACAGCTCCAGAACCCAGTCCTTGGTCGCCG GTTAAACGGAAAGCGCAAGATGTTGGACCATTTGACTGTACCAAGTTCTCCAAAAACATCCGAACCTCTGGTACCTGA